A window of the Lactuca sativa cultivar Salinas chromosome 7, Lsat_Salinas_v11, whole genome shotgun sequence genome harbors these coding sequences:
- the LOC111887793 gene encoding basic blue protein, which produces MAEGRGSAMVAAVVLSLMLVSLHCQVAHAATYVVGGRSGWTFGLSNWPRGKNFKAGDILVFNYKIGAHNVVAVNKAGYKGCSNTPRNAKVYSSGKDQIRLVKGLNNFICTFPGHCDAGMKIQVLAS; this is translated from the exons ATGGCGGAGGGAAGAGGCAGTGCAATGGTGGCAGCGGTGGTGCTCAGCCTCATGTTGGTGTCGCTTCATTGTCAGGTGGCTCACGCCGCCACTTATGTCGTAGGCGGCAGAAGTGGTTGGACCTTCGGCCTCTCCAACTGGCCACGTGGCAAGAATTTCAAGGCTGGAGACATTCTTG TGTTTAACTACAAGATAGGAGCACACAATGTGGTGGCAGTGAACAAGGCAGGATATAAAGGGTGCAGCAACACTCCAAGAAATGCAAAAGTCTACAGTAGTGGAAAAGACCAAATTAGGCTTGTGAAGGGTCTGAATAACTTCATTTGCACTTTCCCTGGTCATTGTGACGCTGGCATGAAGATTCAAGTACTGGCCTCTTAA